From Burkholderia savannae, a single genomic window includes:
- a CDS encoding efflux transporter outer membrane subunit: MNKTNINERIARVAKIAAASGLLVALLAACAVGPDYKRPDVATPAAFKEAPTLAQGEQAGTWKAAEPADDAHRGEWWRVFGDPVLDALEEQALAANQNLKAAAARVEQARAATRAARSQWFPQVGAGFGPTREGLSSASQFQPQGAGPTNATLWRAQGTVSYEADLFGRVGRNVEASRADEAQSQALFRSVQLALQADVAQNYFELRRLDSDQDLYRRTVELREQALKLVQRRFSEGDIGELDVSRAKNELATAQADAVGVERRRAASEHALAILLGKAPADFSFKETPIVPVAVRVPAGLPSALLERRPDIAAAERAMMAANARIGLAKSAYFPKLDITGSFGYEAATLGNLFLWSSRTFLLGPFAGTALTLPIFDGGRRSAGVAQARAKYDEEVANYRQQVLVAFREVEDNLADLRLLDDQIRAQSDAVNASRRAATLSRTQYQEGAVSYLDVIDSERSVLESQLQSNQLTGTQAVSTVNLIRALGGGWAGDVAVGAREPRQQDVASR; this comes from the coding sequence ATGAACAAGACCAACATCAACGAACGCATCGCGCGCGTCGCGAAGATCGCGGCGGCGAGCGGCCTGCTCGTCGCGCTGCTCGCCGCGTGCGCGGTCGGGCCCGACTACAAGCGGCCGGACGTCGCGACGCCCGCCGCGTTCAAGGAAGCGCCGACGCTCGCGCAGGGCGAGCAGGCCGGCACGTGGAAGGCCGCCGAGCCCGCCGACGACGCGCATCGCGGCGAATGGTGGCGGGTATTCGGAGATCCCGTGCTCGACGCGCTCGAGGAGCAGGCGCTCGCGGCGAACCAGAACCTGAAGGCCGCGGCGGCGCGCGTCGAGCAGGCGCGCGCGGCGACGCGCGCCGCGCGCTCGCAGTGGTTCCCGCAAGTGGGCGCCGGCTTCGGGCCGACGCGCGAGGGGCTGTCGTCGGCGTCGCAATTCCAGCCGCAAGGCGCGGGCCCGACGAACGCGACGCTCTGGCGCGCGCAGGGCACGGTGTCGTACGAAGCGGATTTGTTCGGCCGGGTCGGCCGCAACGTCGAAGCGTCGCGCGCGGATGAAGCGCAGAGCCAGGCGCTGTTCCGCTCGGTGCAGCTCGCGTTGCAGGCGGACGTCGCGCAAAATTATTTCGAGCTGCGCCGGCTCGATTCCGACCAGGATCTGTACCGGCGCACGGTCGAACTGCGCGAGCAGGCGCTGAAGCTCGTGCAGCGGCGCTTCAGCGAGGGCGACATCGGCGAGCTCGACGTGTCGCGCGCGAAGAACGAGCTCGCGACCGCGCAGGCGGACGCGGTCGGCGTCGAGCGGCGGCGCGCCGCATCCGAGCATGCGCTCGCGATCCTGCTCGGCAAGGCGCCCGCGGATTTCTCGTTCAAGGAAACGCCGATCGTGCCGGTGGCGGTGCGGGTGCCGGCGGGGCTGCCGTCGGCGCTGCTCGAGCGGCGGCCCGACATCGCGGCCGCCGAGCGCGCGATGATGGCCGCGAACGCGCGCATCGGCCTCGCGAAGTCCGCGTACTTCCCGAAGCTCGACATCACCGGCTCGTTCGGCTATGAAGCGGCGACGCTCGGCAATCTGTTCCTGTGGTCGAGCCGCACGTTCCTGCTCGGGCCGTTCGCGGGCACGGCGCTCACGCTGCCGATCTTCGACGGCGGACGGCGCAGCGCGGGCGTCGCGCAGGCGCGCGCGAAGTACGACGAGGAAGTCGCGAACTACCGGCAGCAGGTGCTTGTCGCGTTCCGCGAGGTCGAGGACAACCTCGCCGATCTGCGTCTGCTCGACGATCAGATTCGCGCGCAGAGCGATGCGGTCAACGCGTCGCGGCGCGCGGCGACGCTCTCGCGCACGCAGTATCAGGAAGGCGCGGTCAGCTATCTCGACGTGATCGACAGCGAGCGCTCGGTGCTCGAATCGCAATTGCAGTCGAATCAGCTGACGGGCACGCAGGCGGTGTCGACGGTCAACCTGATTCGCGCGCTCGGCGGCGGCTGGGCGGGCGACGTGGCCGTCGGTGCGCGCGAGCCCCGGCAGCAGGACGTCGCGTCGCGTTGA
- the ceoB gene encoding multidrug efflux RND transporter permease subunit CeoB, with protein sequence MNISKFFIDRPIFAGVLSVVILLAGMIAMFLLPISEYPEVVPPSVIVKAQYPGANPKVIAETVASPLEEQINGVEDMLYMQSQANSDGNMTITVTFKLGTDPDKATQLVQNRVNQALPRLPEDVQRLGITTVKSSPTLTMVVHLISPNDSYDMTYLRNYALINVKDRLSRIQGVGQVQLWGAGDYAMRVWLDPQKVAQRNLTADDVVRAIREQNVQVAAGVIGASPTLPGTPLQLSVNARGRLQNEDEFGDIVVKTAPDGGVTHLRDIARIELDASEYGLRSLLDNKPAVAMAINQSPGANSLAISDEVRKTMAELKQDFPAGVDYKIVYDPTQFVRSSIKAVVHTLLEAIALVVIVVIVFLQTWRASIIPLIAVPVSIVGTFSLLLLFGYSINALSLFGMVLAIGIVVDDAIVVVENVERNIENGLTARQATYKAMQEVSGPIIAIALTLVAVFVPLAFMSGLTGQFYKQFAMTIAISTVISAFNSLTLSPALSAILLKGHGDKEDWLTRVMNRVLGGFFRGFNKVFHRGAENYGRGVRGVLSRKAVMLGVYLALVGATVMISKIVPGGFVPAQDKEYLIAFAQLPNGASLDRTEKVIRDMGAIALKQPGVESAVAFPGLSVNGFTNSSSAGIVFVTLKPFNQRHGKALSAGAIAGALNQQYAAIKDSFVAVFPPPPVLGLGTLGGFKMQIEDRGAVGYARLADATNDFIKRAQQAPELGPLFTSYQINVPQLNVDLDRVKAKQLGVNVTDVFDTMQIYLGSLYVNDFNRFGRVYQVRVQADAPFRQRADDILQLKTRNAAGEMVPLSSLVTVSPTFGPEMVVRYNAYTAADVNGGPAPGYSSGQAQAAVERIAAQTLPRGVKFEWTDLTYQQILAGDSAFWVFPISVLLVFLVLAALYESLTLPLAVILIVPMSILSALTGVWLTQGDNNIFTQIGLMVLVGLSAKNAILIVEFARELEHDGKTPFEAAVEASRLRLRPILMTSIAFIMGVVPLVLSTGAGAEMRHAMGIAVFFGMLGVTLFGLMLTPVFYVVLRTLAGGKIHVAQKDSAGYGLPAPDA encoded by the coding sequence ATGAACATATCGAAATTCTTCATCGATCGACCGATCTTCGCAGGGGTGCTGTCGGTCGTCATCCTGCTCGCCGGGATGATCGCGATGTTCCTGCTGCCGATTTCCGAGTATCCGGAAGTCGTGCCGCCGTCCGTGATCGTCAAGGCGCAGTACCCGGGCGCGAACCCGAAGGTGATCGCCGAGACGGTCGCGTCGCCGCTCGAGGAGCAGATCAACGGCGTCGAGGACATGCTGTACATGCAGTCGCAGGCGAACAGCGACGGCAACATGACGATCACCGTCACGTTCAAGCTCGGCACCGATCCGGACAAGGCCACGCAGCTCGTGCAGAACCGCGTGAACCAGGCGCTGCCGCGCCTGCCGGAAGACGTGCAGCGGCTCGGCATCACGACGGTCAAGAGCTCGCCGACGCTGACGATGGTCGTGCACCTGATCTCGCCGAACGACAGCTACGACATGACGTATCTGCGCAACTACGCGCTCATCAACGTGAAGGATCGTCTGTCGCGCATTCAGGGCGTCGGCCAGGTGCAGCTGTGGGGCGCGGGCGACTACGCGATGCGCGTGTGGCTCGATCCGCAGAAGGTCGCGCAGCGCAACCTGACGGCCGACGACGTCGTGCGCGCGATCCGCGAGCAGAACGTGCAGGTCGCCGCGGGCGTGATCGGCGCGTCGCCGACGCTGCCCGGCACGCCGCTGCAACTGTCGGTGAACGCGCGCGGCCGCCTGCAGAACGAGGACGAATTCGGCGACATCGTCGTGAAGACCGCGCCGGACGGCGGCGTCACGCACTTGCGCGACATCGCGCGCATCGAGCTCGACGCGTCCGAGTACGGGCTGCGCTCGCTGCTCGACAACAAGCCGGCCGTCGCGATGGCGATCAACCAGTCGCCGGGCGCGAACTCGCTCGCGATCTCCGACGAAGTGCGCAAGACGATGGCCGAGTTGAAGCAGGACTTCCCGGCGGGCGTCGACTACAAGATCGTCTACGACCCGACGCAGTTCGTGCGCTCGTCGATCAAGGCGGTCGTCCACACGCTGCTCGAAGCGATCGCGCTCGTCGTGATCGTCGTGATCGTGTTCCTGCAGACGTGGCGCGCGTCGATCATTCCGCTGATCGCGGTGCCGGTGTCGATCGTCGGCACGTTCTCGCTGCTGCTGCTGTTCGGCTATTCGATCAACGCGCTGTCGCTGTTCGGGATGGTGCTCGCGATCGGGATCGTCGTCGACGATGCGATCGTCGTCGTCGAGAACGTCGAGCGGAACATCGAGAACGGGCTCACCGCGCGGCAGGCGACCTACAAAGCGATGCAGGAAGTGAGCGGGCCGATCATCGCGATCGCGTTGACGCTCGTCGCCGTGTTCGTGCCGCTCGCGTTCATGTCGGGCCTGACGGGCCAGTTCTACAAGCAGTTCGCGATGACGATCGCGATCTCGACGGTGATCTCGGCGTTCAACTCGCTGACGCTGTCGCCCGCGCTGTCGGCGATCCTGCTCAAGGGCCACGGCGACAAGGAAGACTGGCTCACGCGCGTGATGAACCGCGTGCTCGGCGGCTTCTTCCGCGGCTTCAACAAGGTGTTCCATCGCGGCGCGGAGAACTACGGGCGCGGCGTGCGCGGCGTGCTGTCGAGAAAGGCGGTGATGCTCGGCGTGTATCTCGCGCTCGTCGGCGCGACCGTGATGATCTCGAAGATCGTGCCGGGCGGCTTCGTGCCCGCGCAGGACAAGGAGTATCTGATCGCGTTCGCGCAATTGCCGAACGGCGCGTCGCTCGACCGCACCGAGAAGGTGATCCGCGACATGGGCGCGATCGCGCTCAAGCAGCCGGGCGTCGAGAGCGCGGTCGCGTTCCCGGGGCTGTCGGTGAACGGCTTCACGAACAGCTCGAGCGCGGGCATCGTGTTCGTCACGCTGAAGCCGTTCAATCAGCGTCACGGCAAGGCGTTGTCGGCGGGAGCGATCGCGGGCGCGCTGAATCAGCAGTACGCGGCGATCAAGGATTCATTCGTCGCGGTGTTCCCGCCGCCGCCCGTACTCGGCCTAGGCACGCTCGGCGGCTTCAAGATGCAGATCGAGGATCGCGGCGCGGTAGGCTACGCGCGGCTCGCGGATGCGACGAACGACTTCATCAAGCGTGCGCAACAGGCGCCCGAGCTCGGGCCGCTCTTCACAAGCTACCAGATCAACGTGCCGCAGCTGAACGTCGACCTCGACCGCGTGAAGGCGAAGCAGCTCGGCGTGAACGTGACCGACGTGTTCGACACGATGCAGATCTATCTCGGCTCGCTGTACGTGAACGACTTCAACCGCTTCGGCCGCGTTTATCAGGTGCGCGTGCAGGCGGACGCGCCGTTTCGCCAGCGCGCGGACGACATCCTGCAGCTGAAGACGCGCAACGCGGCGGGCGAGATGGTGCCGTTGTCGTCGCTCGTCACGGTGTCGCCGACGTTCGGGCCGGAGATGGTCGTGCGCTACAACGCGTACACGGCGGCCGACGTGAACGGCGGGCCCGCGCCCGGCTACTCGTCGGGGCAGGCGCAGGCGGCCGTCGAGCGGATCGCCGCGCAGACGCTGCCGCGCGGCGTGAAGTTCGAATGGACCGATCTCACGTATCAGCAGATTCTGGCCGGCGACTCGGCGTTCTGGGTGTTCCCGATCAGCGTGCTGCTCGTGTTCCTCGTGCTCGCCGCGCTGTATGAAAGCCTGACGCTGCCGCTCGCGGTGATCCTGATCGTGCCGATGAGCATTCTGTCGGCGCTCACCGGCGTGTGGCTCACGCAGGGCGACAACAACATCTTCACGCAGATCGGGCTGATGGTGCTCGTGGGGCTGTCCGCGAAGAACGCGATCCTGATCGTCGAATTCGCGCGCGAGCTCGAGCATGACGGCAAGACGCCGTTCGAGGCCGCCGTCGAGGCGAGCCGGCTGCGGCTGCGCCCGATCCTGATGACGTCGATCGCGTTCATCATGGGCGTCGTGCCGCTCGTGCTGTCGACGGGCGCAGGCGCGGAGATGCGGCACGCGATGGGCATCGCGGTGTTCTTCGGGATGCTCGGCGTGACGCTGTTCGGCCTGATGCTGACGCCGGTGTTCTACGTGGTGCTGCGCACGCTCGCGGGCGGCAAGATTCACGTCGCGCAGAAGGATTCGGCGGGCTACGGGCTGCCGGCTCCGGACGCTTGA
- a CDS encoding efflux RND transporter periplasmic adaptor subunit, translated as MAILRTSRSRIAAATLAAVVIAGLGAFGAIRVNAGAPDKAAAPLPEVDVATVLSKTITDWQSYSGRLEAVEKVDVRPLVSGTIVSVNFKDGALVKKGDVLFVIDPRPYQAEVDRAAAQLAGAQARNGYAQSDWQRAQRLIGDNAIAKRDYDEKQNAAREATANLKAAEAALETARINLGYTRISAPVSGRVSRAEITLGNVVSAGASAAPLTTLVSVSPIYASFDADEQTYLQYIGGAKDGRKVPVELGLANERGYSRQGVIDSVDNRLDTSSGTIRVRARFDNADGALVPGLYARVKVGGSAPHPALLIDDAAINTDQDKKFVFVVDQQGRVSYREVQLGSQHGNQRVIAGGLAAGDRIVVNGTQRVRPGEQVKPHLVPMTGGDDAAAATPVAGGVQRPQGAPGNARA; from the coding sequence ATGGCTATCTTGCGTACTTCCCGTTCGCGGATCGCGGCCGCGACGCTTGCGGCCGTCGTCATCGCGGGCCTCGGCGCGTTCGGCGCGATCCGCGTGAACGCGGGCGCGCCGGACAAGGCGGCGGCGCCGCTGCCGGAGGTCGACGTCGCGACCGTGCTGTCGAAGACGATCACCGACTGGCAGTCCTATTCGGGCCGGCTCGAGGCGGTCGAGAAGGTCGACGTGCGTCCGCTCGTGTCGGGCACGATCGTGTCGGTGAACTTCAAGGACGGCGCGCTCGTGAAGAAGGGCGACGTGCTGTTCGTGATCGATCCGCGTCCTTACCAGGCGGAAGTCGATCGCGCGGCCGCGCAGCTCGCCGGCGCGCAGGCCCGCAACGGCTACGCGCAGAGCGACTGGCAGCGCGCGCAGCGCCTGATCGGCGACAACGCGATCGCCAAGCGCGACTACGACGAAAAGCAGAACGCCGCGCGCGAGGCGACGGCGAACCTGAAGGCGGCCGAAGCCGCGCTCGAAACGGCGCGGATCAACCTCGGCTACACGAGGATCAGCGCGCCCGTGTCGGGCCGCGTGTCGCGCGCGGAGATCACGCTCGGCAACGTCGTGTCGGCGGGCGCGTCGGCCGCGCCGCTCACGACGCTCGTGTCGGTGTCGCCGATCTACGCGTCGTTCGACGCGGACGAGCAAACGTACCTGCAATACATCGGCGGCGCGAAGGACGGCCGCAAGGTGCCCGTCGAGCTCGGCCTCGCGAACGAGCGCGGCTACTCGCGGCAGGGCGTGATCGATTCGGTCGACAACCGGCTCGACACCTCGTCCGGCACGATCCGCGTGCGCGCGCGCTTCGACAACGCGGACGGCGCGCTCGTCCCGGGCCTCTATGCGCGCGTGAAGGTGGGCGGCAGCGCGCCGCATCCGGCGCTGCTGATCGACGATGCGGCGATCAACACCGACCAGGACAAGAAGTTCGTGTTCGTCGTCGACCAGCAGGGCCGCGTGTCGTACCGCGAAGTGCAGCTCGGCTCGCAGCACGGCAATCAGCGCGTGATCGCGGGCGGGCTCGCGGCGGGCGACCGGATCGTCGTGAACGGCACGCAGCGCGTGCGTCCGGGCGAGCAGGTGAAGCCGCATCTCGTGCCGATGACGGGCGGCGACGACGCCGCAGCCGCGACGCCCGTGGCGGGCGGCGTGCAGCGTCCGCAGGGCGCGCCGGGCAACGCGCGCGCGTGA
- a CDS encoding alpha/beta hydrolase → MDAFDFRRPIPRTSAEGARARPALAVSDVVIGGYAQDIVLRLYRRPEKSSLPVVLYFHGGGFVRGSLDDADRAARHLAEHVPALVVSVDYSLAPRHPFPAAPEDAYCAARWAEARARAFGGNPRKIGVAGHDAGGQLANCLAFIARDRGEIRIAAQALIGPMLDPSLTRLADAARVASSDITAQECAACYRAYLPQPSQRMHPYAAPLESVRLAGLPPTLVATAQNDVLHVEAEKYASCLIDAGVPTQVVRYRDVSHAALADHAPALEEAARFFQSRFSAGSPG, encoded by the coding sequence ATGGACGCATTCGATTTCCGCCGCCCAATCCCCCGCACGAGCGCAGAAGGCGCGCGCGCGCGGCCGGCGCTCGCGGTGTCGGACGTCGTGATCGGCGGCTACGCGCAGGACATCGTGCTGCGCCTCTACCGGCGCCCCGAAAAGTCCTCGTTGCCGGTAGTGCTTTATTTCCACGGCGGCGGCTTCGTGCGCGGCTCGCTCGACGATGCCGACCGCGCCGCGCGCCATCTCGCCGAGCACGTGCCGGCGCTCGTCGTGTCGGTCGATTATTCGCTCGCGCCGCGGCATCCGTTCCCGGCCGCGCCGGAAGACGCGTACTGCGCGGCGCGCTGGGCCGAGGCCCGCGCGCGCGCGTTCGGCGGCAATCCGCGCAAGATCGGCGTCGCGGGGCACGACGCGGGCGGCCAGCTCGCGAACTGCCTCGCGTTCATCGCGCGCGACCGCGGCGAGATCCGCATCGCCGCGCAGGCGCTGATCGGCCCGATGCTCGATCCGAGCCTCACGCGGCTCGCCGACGCGGCGCGCGTTGCGTCGTCCGACATCACCGCGCAGGAGTGCGCCGCGTGCTATCGCGCTTACTTGCCGCAGCCGTCGCAGCGCATGCATCCGTATGCGGCGCCGCTCGAATCGGTGCGCCTCGCGGGGCTGCCGCCGACGCTCGTCGCGACCGCGCAGAACGACGTGCTGCACGTCGAGGCCGAGAAATACGCGAGCTGCCTGATCGACGCGGGCGTGCCGACGCAGGTGGTCCGCTACCGGGACGTGTCGCACGCGGCGCTCGCCGATCACGCGCCCGCGCTCGAAGAGGCGGCGCGATTCTTTCAAAGCCGCTTCAGCGCGGGTTCGCCGGGCTGA
- the ceoR gene encoding putative multidrug efflux transcriptional regulator CeoR, producing the protein MDRLQAMQVFTRVVDTNSFTKAAETLGLPRASVTTIIQNLEAFLGVRLMHRTTRRLSLTPDGAAYYERCVRILADVEETEASFQTNNRKPHGKLRVDMPGSIGRLIVIPALCEFHSRFPDIDLQLGLSDRPVDLLQEGIDCVIRVGALQDSSLVARRVGLFEGTTVASPAYLEKYGEPQTIEELAQHKAVNYFSSRTGRTIDWAFLIDGKEVEVKMNGLVSVNDADAYVTCGIEGFGLIQPPLFMVLPQLRNGALKEVLPGYKPLPMPISVVYPHSRHLSPKVRVFVDWIAEIFERCPLLSGRKGLDATCSKRTFEEAERAPSLDTPVLNEWVA; encoded by the coding sequence ATGGACCGGCTGCAGGCCATGCAGGTGTTTACGCGCGTCGTCGATACGAACAGCTTTACCAAAGCGGCCGAGACGCTCGGCCTGCCGCGCGCGTCGGTGACGACGATCATCCAGAATCTGGAAGCCTTCCTCGGCGTGCGGCTGATGCACCGGACGACGCGCCGTCTGTCCCTCACGCCCGACGGCGCCGCGTACTACGAGCGCTGCGTGCGGATTCTCGCGGACGTCGAGGAAACCGAGGCGAGCTTCCAGACGAACAATCGAAAACCGCACGGCAAGCTGCGGGTCGACATGCCGGGTTCGATCGGACGCCTGATCGTGATTCCCGCGCTGTGCGAATTCCATTCGCGCTTTCCGGACATCGACCTGCAGCTCGGCCTGTCGGACCGGCCGGTCGATCTGCTGCAGGAAGGCATCGACTGCGTGATCCGCGTCGGCGCGCTGCAGGATTCGTCGCTCGTCGCGCGGCGCGTCGGGCTGTTCGAGGGCACGACGGTCGCCTCGCCCGCGTATCTCGAGAAGTACGGCGAGCCGCAGACGATCGAGGAGCTCGCGCAGCACAAGGCCGTCAACTACTTCTCGAGCCGCACCGGGCGCACGATCGATTGGGCGTTCCTGATCGACGGCAAGGAAGTCGAGGTGAAGATGAACGGCCTCGTGTCGGTCAACGACGCGGACGCGTACGTGACCTGCGGGATCGAAGGCTTCGGGCTGATCCAGCCGCCGCTCTTCATGGTGCTGCCGCAACTGCGCAACGGCGCGCTGAAGGAGGTGCTGCCGGGCTACAAGCCGCTGCCGATGCCGATTTCGGTCGTCTATCCGCACAGCCGGCATCTGTCGCCGAAAGTGCGCGTGTTCGTCGACTGGATCGCCGAGATCTTCGAGCGCTGCCCGCTGCTGAGCGGCCGCAAGGGGCTCGATGCGACCTGCAGCAAGCGCACGTTCGAGGAAGCCGAGCGCGCGCCGTCGCTCGACACGCCGGTGTTGAACGAGTGGGTCGCTTGA
- a CDS encoding DUF4148 domain-containing protein — MKRSSLLAVAAFALAVAAPAFADGGISPAGSDGDASWHSHSPRTRAEVRADLEQAQRDGTLAALRKSMSYAPPGAELVAQRAYRPDPDANQLAGAGR; from the coding sequence ATGAAACGCAGCAGTCTTCTCGCCGTCGCCGCCTTCGCGCTCGCCGTTGCCGCGCCGGCATTCGCGGACGGCGGGATCAGCCCTGCGGGCAGCGACGGCGACGCGTCGTGGCACAGCCACAGCCCCCGCACGCGCGCCGAAGTCCGCGCGGATCTCGAACAGGCGCAACGCGACGGCACGCTCGCCGCGTTGCGCAAGTCGATGTCGTACGCACCGCCCGGCGCCGAGCTCGTCGCGCAGCGTGCGTATCGTCCGGACCCCGATGCGAATCAGCTCGCGGGCGCAGGCCGGTAA
- a CDS encoding purine-nucleoside phosphorylase — protein sequence MLTRSILSAAVFSLAACATAQSVAQNNGDAFAEAGAQGRPVKVMIVTMFGPEGQAWLDRLGPWKNIAVPGLSPDYPDVHCNKQDVCVVTTGMGYANAASTIMALTFSRRFDLRQTYFLISGIAGVDPARGTLGTAAWAKYLVDFGLQWELDAREIPAGWSGGYLGINTKSPSDKPPLDYRTEVFQLNGTLADAAYALSRNVQLADSAQAQAARAKFNYAPANQPPVVTRCDTSSGNTWFSGTLLGERARQWTKILTDNKGTYCMTAQEDNSTFEALKRAASVNRVDLNRVAVLRTGSDFDRPYQGQTSVDNLLNYADQGGFPLATENLYRAGNPLVQDIVTHWGEWKDGVPRR from the coding sequence ATGCTGACTCGCTCGATACTTTCCGCAGCCGTGTTTTCGCTCGCCGCTTGCGCGACGGCGCAATCCGTCGCGCAGAACAACGGTGACGCGTTCGCCGAAGCCGGTGCACAGGGCCGCCCGGTGAAGGTGATGATCGTCACGATGTTCGGCCCCGAAGGCCAGGCGTGGCTCGACCGTCTCGGCCCGTGGAAGAACATCGCGGTGCCTGGCCTGTCGCCCGATTATCCGGACGTGCATTGCAACAAGCAGGACGTGTGCGTCGTTACGACGGGCATGGGCTACGCGAACGCGGCGTCGACGATCATGGCGCTCACGTTCTCGCGCCGCTTCGATCTGCGGCAGACGTACTTCCTGATCTCGGGCATCGCGGGCGTCGATCCGGCGCGCGGCACGCTCGGCACCGCCGCGTGGGCGAAATACCTCGTCGACTTCGGCCTGCAATGGGAGCTCGACGCGCGCGAGATTCCGGCCGGCTGGAGCGGCGGCTATCTCGGCATCAACACGAAGAGCCCGAGCGACAAGCCGCCGCTCGACTATCGCACCGAGGTGTTCCAGTTGAACGGCACGCTCGCGGACGCCGCGTACGCGCTGTCGCGCAACGTCCAGCTCGCCGACAGCGCGCAAGCGCAGGCGGCGCGCGCGAAGTTCAACTACGCGCCGGCGAACCAGCCGCCCGTGGTCACGCGTTGCGACACGTCGTCGGGCAACACGTGGTTCTCCGGCACGCTGCTCGGCGAGCGCGCGCGTCAATGGACGAAGATCCTCACCGACAACAAGGGCACGTATTGCATGACCGCGCAGGAAGACAATTCGACGTTCGAAGCGCTCAAGCGCGCGGCGAGCGTGAACCGCGTCGATCTGAATCGCGTCGCGGTGCTGCGCACCGGCTCGGATTTCGATCGCCCGTATCAAGGCCAGACGAGCGTCGACAATCTGCTGAACTACGCGGATCAGGGCGGCTTCCCGCTCGCGACCGAGAACCTGTATCGCGCGGGCAACCCGCTCGTGCAGGACATCGTCACGCACTGGGGCGAATGGAAGGACGGCGTGCCGCGCCGCTGA
- a CDS encoding 4-oxalocrotonate tautomerase, whose amino-acid sequence MPTIHLEMHPGRTLEQKRAFVNEVTRVTAQTLNCPVESVDIVITEVPRDAWAKAGKLISDR is encoded by the coding sequence ATGCCTACGATTCATCTGGAAATGCACCCGGGCCGCACGCTGGAGCAGAAGCGCGCGTTCGTGAACGAAGTGACGCGCGTCACGGCGCAGACGTTGAACTGTCCCGTCGAGAGCGTCGACATCGTCATCACCGAAGTGCCGCGCGACGCATGGGCGAAAGCGGGGAAGCTGATTTCGGATCGCTGA
- a CDS encoding LysR family transcriptional regulator, with product MSAKTRRINMRQFTALQTHGLSIVNVLADMEMFVRVVECGSFAAAAEASQVSAQMVAKRVQAIEARLGARLLHRTTRRQQLSDVGQLYYERCKRALAEVERPNTARPNCTRRRAACCASSRRWVSEATASCPRSPNTWRNILRFAST from the coding sequence ATGAGCGCAAAGACGCGACGAATAAACATGCGACAATTCACGGCACTCCAAACCCATGGGTTGTCAATCGTGAATGTCCTCGCCGATATGGAGATGTTCGTGCGGGTCGTCGAATGCGGCAGCTTCGCCGCCGCGGCCGAAGCGAGCCAGGTGTCCGCCCAGATGGTGGCCAAACGCGTGCAGGCCATCGAAGCGCGCCTCGGCGCGCGGCTGCTTCATCGCACGACGCGCCGGCAGCAGTTGTCCGACGTCGGCCAGCTCTATTACGAGCGCTGCAAGCGCGCGCTGGCGGAAGTCGAGCGGCCGAACACAGCGCGGCCGAACTGCACGCGACGCCGAGCGGCGTGCTGCGCGTCGTCGCGCCGGTGGGTTTCGGAAGCTACAGCCTCGTGCCCGCGCTCGCCGAATACATGGCGCAACATCCTCAGGTTCGCGTCGACCTGA
- a CDS encoding LysR substrate-binding domain-containing protein, producing MPALAEYMAQHPQVRVDLTLDNDAPRFWHDDFELRVHIGDIDAPGLVARPLKPYRRRLAAAPSYLARHGAPKRPEHLAEHACLGLSYWRRRDRWRLVGPRGEIREVAVRGSFTANHGDALRVAALQGLGIVLQPEAVLTNDLAAGRLVPVLPAWSLAPSPMYLVYAQDRRPTAKLRSAIDFLLAKFGEQEKR from the coding sequence GTGCCCGCGCTCGCCGAATACATGGCGCAACATCCTCAGGTTCGCGTCGACCTGACGCTCGACAACGACGCGCCGCGCTTCTGGCACGACGATTTCGAACTGCGCGTCCATATCGGCGACATCGACGCGCCGGGGCTGGTTGCGCGGCCGCTGAAGCCCTACCGCAGGCGGCTCGCCGCCGCGCCGTCCTATCTCGCGCGGCATGGCGCCCCGAAGCGTCCCGAGCACTTGGCCGAGCACGCGTGTCTCGGCCTGTCGTATTGGCGGCGCCGCGACCGTTGGCGGCTCGTCGGGCCGCGCGGCGAGATCCGCGAGGTCGCCGTACGCGGCAGCTTCACCGCCAACCACGGCGATGCGTTGCGCGTCGCCGCACTGCAAGGCCTCGGCATCGTGCTGCAGCCTGAAGCCGTGCTGACCAACGATCTCGCCGCCGGCCGCCTGGTGCCCGTCCTGCCCGCGTGGTCGCTCGCGCCGTCGCCGATGTATCTCGTCTACGCGCAGGACCGCCGCCCGACGGCCAAGCTGCGCAGCGCCATCGATTTCCTGCTGGCGAAGTTCGGCGAGCAGGAAAAGCGTTGA